The following are encoded in a window of Lacinutrix sp. WUR7 genomic DNA:
- a CDS encoding glycosyltransferase family 2 protein, which produces MKIAVVILNWNGKALLEKFLPSVVAHSSEATIYVADNASTDASVAFVKANYPEIKIIPNTENGGYAKGYNQALQHVEEDIFCLLNSDIEVTQNWLSPILQEFKTNSETDIIQPKILDYKNKEYFEYAGAAGGFIDKYGYPYCRGRIFDTIEKDENQYQDANIFWASGACFFIKKETFKILDGFDESFFAHMEEIDLCWRAFNLNYKTKYIGASTVYHVGGATLQSSNPKKTYLNFRNSLFTLTKNASGSLFFLIFTRLVLDGVAAIKFLLQLKITHILAIFKAHFSYYTALPRLLKERKKLPKKKDYYQTKSIVFSYFIKGNKTF; this is translated from the coding sequence TTGAAAATAGCAGTCGTCATATTAAATTGGAACGGAAAAGCACTTCTAGAAAAGTTCTTACCTTCAGTGGTTGCACACTCTAGTGAAGCAACCATTTATGTAGCAGATAATGCCTCTACAGATGCTTCTGTAGCTTTTGTAAAGGCGAATTATCCGGAAATAAAAATCATACCTAATACTGAAAACGGAGGCTATGCAAAAGGCTACAATCAAGCTTTACAGCATGTAGAAGAAGATATATTCTGTCTTTTAAATAGTGATATTGAAGTAACCCAAAATTGGCTCTCTCCTATTCTTCAAGAATTTAAAACCAATAGCGAAACTGACATCATTCAGCCAAAAATATTAGATTACAAAAACAAAGAATACTTTGAATATGCTGGTGCTGCAGGAGGATTTATAGATAAGTATGGCTATCCGTATTGCAGAGGTAGAATATTTGACACCATTGAAAAAGACGAAAACCAATACCAAGACGCAAACATTTTCTGGGCATCTGGAGCTTGTTTTTTCATAAAAAAAGAAACCTTTAAAATACTAGATGGTTTTGACGAAAGCTTTTTTGCGCACATGGAAGAAATTGATTTATGTTGGAGAGCATTCAACTTAAACTATAAAACCAAATATATTGGCGCTTCTACAGTATATCATGTTGGAGGAGCAACATTACAAAGCAGCAATCCTAAAAAAACCTATCTAAACTTTAGAAATAGTCTGTTTACACTAACCAAAAATGCATCTGGATCTCTATTCTTTTTAATCTTCACCAGATTGGTTTTAGATGGTGTTGCAGCAATTAAGTTTTTACTTCAATTAAAAATAACGCATATCCTTGCAATATTTAAAGCGCATTTTAGTTATTACACCGCATTACCAAGATTATTAAAAGAGCGAAAAAAACTTCCGAAGAAAAAGGATTATTACCAGACAAAATCTATAGTTTTTTCTTATTTTATAAAAGGTAACAAGACTTTTTAA
- a CDS encoding type I restriction enzyme HsdR N-terminal domain-containing protein, which produces MQKLNFPTYSFRFKNSENKTLIYDEIRKKFMVLQPEEWVRQHCVKYLMEEKGFPKSLINVEKELKVNNLRKRYDIVIFNPDGSIHLIVECKSAKINIDQTTFDQIARYNLALNATYLMVTNGINHYYCAMDFDAERYQFLKDIPNYSLQ; this is translated from the coding sequence GTGCAAAAACTAAATTTCCCTACATATTCGTTTCGATTCAAAAATAGCGAAAATAAAACGCTTATTTATGATGAAATACGCAAAAAATTTATGGTCTTACAACCCGAAGAATGGGTTAGGCAACATTGCGTAAAATATTTAATGGAGGAAAAAGGATTTCCTAAATCTTTAATTAATGTAGAAAAAGAATTAAAGGTAAACAACTTACGGAAACGCTACGACATTGTTATTTTTAATCCCGACGGAAGTATTCATTTAATTGTGGAATGTAAATCGGCTAAAATAAATATTGACCAAACTACTTTTGACCAAATTGCACGTTATAATTTAGCTTTAAACGCTACTTATTTAATGGTTACTAACGGAATTAATCATTATTATTGTGCAATGGATTTTGACGCAGAGCGTTATCAGTTTTTGAAAGATATTCCTAATTATAGTTTACAGTAA